The DNA sequence GCTGGGTCAGGGATGCTACGATGAAGGCCACCACCGCTGCGATCATCACCTGGGCCTTGGCCGTCTCGTCCTCAACACAGTTGGTACACTTAGCCCCCACCACGGCCACCAGCACCCCCGTGATGCCCACAACTATAGAGATGATTGTGAGGGCTCGGGCTGCCTGCAGGTCGGAGCTGAGGGCTAGCATGGAGTCGTAGCCCTTACACTGCATTTGGCCCGTGCTCTGCACCATACAGGTCATCCAGATGCCCTCCCACATGGTCTGAGCTGTGATGATGTTGACCCCGATGAAAGCGGACACCCTCCACATGGGCATGGCGCAGGACACGATGCTTAATATCCAACCCAGGACAGCCAGGGTCACTCCCAAGATCTCTAGTCCCAACACagccattttgttgttttaccttCCTTTGTAAGTAAGTCTACATGTGTCTTCACTCTCTTAACTGTCTCAACTTCACACACAAAGGGGTTTCACTGTCTGGGTTCTGCTCTGGAATTCCCACCGTCTGTATACTCAGAGCTATCTTTATAGCACTCCACAAACAGAAGGTAGAGTCTCATGGGCATTGGCCAAGGAggttttcaaatgttttttcttttctttcttctcaACAAACCCCATGTGAACGGCTTGGCTGCACAGATTAATGATTGAATGGTTGGGCCATGGTTGTTCCCCCACTGTTTGGGCTGAGGGGGAAGGTCAATAAATGGCCAAAGTACCAATACTAAATAGTTAAAGGATAACGAACAGGTTAAGAATAGACAAGTTAATAGTTACACGTGGAGGAATTGGgaataacatttacaaatgtgTTCATTCAACAAGTGTCTACCAGTgtacagttattttcaggtcaaAATAAGTAGTGATAATAAGTAGTCTGTGTCTTACTGCTAACCCTGAGAGAGAGCTGCCTAGGAACATCTGTGGCAGCCTACTGTATACAAGCACTATTGGCTAGTTTCCAACCCAAATACCCTGATGAAGGCATAAGATGAATTGCATTGATTTTAATAAtcaatatatttttaaacaaacTTCCATTGACCTATAGAAAAAGTTGCTTAATATTGTTTCATCTGGTTTCCAACCCCAGCAGCAGGGCTCTTTCTTGGATCCGTTTCTTTCAAAATGAACTGACTTGGGTCAGGAGCCAATGAATGCTCTCTCTGGTACCAGATAACATCATTTTTGGAGATGAAGTTGCACAATGAATTAATGCAAATCTGCATTTGCTCATTCTTTCCCACTGCCATGATTCAGGAAACAGACAAGCCTGAATTTCATAGTAAATGATATCTTGTTTCTGACTGCCATTGAAGATTGATGACAAAAAGTGAGAATCCGTTATCTTTTGTCTTTGATTGGCTGACAGATTTAGGGATCAAAGTTAGAAACGTGTCTATCAGCACAAGATGTTCCACACACAGGCACTTTACTTGGTTATAGATGAGTACTTATACTCCACAAGTGAACAGATTGACTATCACAATTGGAGGCTATGTTTGTTTGTACGACACTCAAACTTCCCTAGGAAGTACTTTAAGTCTATGCTATAAGAATGTCTTAAAAGTAGTTTCCCTTATCTTGTTCTAAGACTAGAATGTAAATAAAGCCATTGTCTTATCTTTAATAAATGGGAGGATTGTGAAAGAAATTGGTTCACCCTATGATTACAGTGTGGGTTACCTACACTCCTCCTTATCAAAATGGCTGCTTTTTGTCGTGCTTAGTTTCACTCTCCCAAATGAAACAAAAGGGTCAATGTTGCTACTCACATTTGCATTGAAATCCTAAACCGTATTGTGCGGGGTAGAGGGGCTGAGTTTTCTAGATTTCAGGTGATATGGACCTGCAGGCATTCCTGTCCCATATTTTGGTCTATTTCTTTAGACCCTGTGTCTTCGATGggatgtcctgtcctgtctcagTGTTCTGTTGGTAGCCTGACCTTATTAAGCCAGATTTGTCCTTAAACGTAGGCAAGACTACCTCTCCTCACTCACATAACATTCCTGTGGTGACATCCTCTGTGATAAGACCTTACTTTCAGATGGGAATGGCCCTGCTATAAGCCAATTAAGCAAAGAAAAAGAAGTTGCTTGTATACAAACATTAGTTAACTCAATGCATGAATTCCTCACATTATGAAATCAAAGGTGAACTTATCTTAATTTTGTATCACCATGTGCAAGAACATTCTGAGTGTGCAAAAATGACTTAAGGTTAAATGGaaatgttattatttatttttttaaactaaacaTTTTCAACTTAACATTTTCATGATCTACATCGTCATCACTGAGTAACATTCATGTGAAATTTCGTACAAAAACTATTTCCGAACAGCAAAACATGAATAAGATATTTCTCTAATCCTACCATCTACATTTACTTGAATTGTCTATAAATGCATGTCTCCAACTCTACAGAAATCATATATGTAAAACACAATCTAGCATTAATCGCCAATCGTTCATACTGCATTTATTCTTCGCTAACCCAGTCAGGAAAGGGGGGGCGCTAACACTAGTCCCATCAGTCTCAAGGGGCTGTCTCTATACTAAAGCCAttgaacacactctctctcacacatagtCCCTCCTCACATATCCATTGACAGACATGGGGTATTTGACCGCAGAGTAGTTCATCACCCTGTTGGGTCCAGACCCAGCCCCGCTAACACCCTGGGGTGCTTTCAGGGGACAGGAGCAGCAGAGCAGAGCTCCCCCTAGGAGAAGCAGACAGGAGGCAGCCCATCCAAAATACAGTGAGTTCCCAAActccctcttccctgtctcctCCATCATTGGGTCATAGAAATCCAAGACGATGGTGTTAGCCGTCCACGATACGGCTGTCAGCAGCAACAGCCCCGCCACGATGAAGGTCACTCCGGCCCCCAGCACCATGCGAGGCTTGCTGCCTGTGTCTGAGCTGCAGTTGGTGCACTTGGCCCCGGCTACAGACAGGCCGATGCCCATGATGCACAGCACCATAGAGACAATGACCAGGGCACGGGCCGCCTGCAGGTCCACAGGGAGTCCAAGCATGGAGTCGTGGACTTTGCAGTGCATCTGGCCCGTGCTCTGGACAGAACAGTTCATCCACAGGCCCTCCCAGATCACTTGAGAGATGACGATGTTCTGGCCAATGTAGGCAGCTACTCTCCACATTGGCAGGCCACAAGCCACCATGACCCCTAGCCAGCCTGACACACAAAGGATCATACCCAGGATCTCCAGGCCGGCCGAGGCCATCTCTGGAActagtctctccctgtccctAGGTGCTCTGGTGCTGGTCTGTGGCTGTCGTCTCTCTTTGTCCTTGGTGCTTTGATCTGGGGCAGTGGTCTGTCCCTGATTCTGGGCTGTCGTAGTCTCCCCTTGTACCCTGGTGCTGGGCTGTTGTCTTTCTGGGTCCCTTGGTTCTCTGGGCTGGTGTTGGGCTGCAGCAGTCACTCCCTATCCCTAGGTCTCTCAGGTCTGGTCTGGATAGAAGGTGCTCTGTGTCTCAGAGCACAGCCCTCTAAAGACGATATCAGATCTCCTTGGCTCAGAATGCCCTGGAAAATACTGTAGTCAGATatcgagagagggggaaagagaagaagagtgggATAAACCGATTATTCCTTTCGTTATACTGCTAAGAATACTGTAAGGTGGAGTCAGTTTACATTCAAATAACACCAAACGCTGAATCACCGTCTCTGCAAACGAGAGAAAATTACAGGCTTTGTTCAGTCATTTAGACAGACACATTATACCTCTTGGGTAAAACTGCTCTGTTCAGAACAGGCCTGGCACTGAACATGTGTCTCTGAACATGtgcatgttttgttcaataaagtttgTCTTAAACCATAAAAAAACATGTGACCTGAACAGGAAAAACTCTAGTAGCCCTATCATCGTTTGCCCTTGTTTGTTAGCGTGCTCACTCAAGTTGTAATGGATGTCCTCTGGATGTAAATAAAATGATAAAGGGTGGTTCTGTACACTTCACTTATCAGACAAACAACTGTCCTTTCCTGGTAGGGTTGTTAGGGTTGGCTGGGCAGCTCTATGTGATCTATAGCCCATTATAGGACCTTGTCTCACTAACAGGGGTCATCATTGGGGTCATAGGTCAAAGCAGGGGTCATTGCTTTCTCATACCACCCACCTGATAGTGAAATCAACACCCAAGAACACATACCATCTCACTTGGATGATCTCCACAACAGGTTGTTGGAAGGCTAGAACATTATCATCACTGAATCATCACCGAATTACCAAATACCTTATGAACTCTCTGttttttgtgagatgcagaatgtCCTATTCAGATCAGAACGGGGAGGTTGCAGCCAGAGTTGTTTATGGGTGTGTATAATGTTTTTACAGCCAGAGGGAGCAACGTGAAGTACTGGTACAGTTAAACTGTACTGAACATTATCATGCCGTGAGTGTCTTACTgaatagctgtctgtctgtcgaaaTGGTCCAAAGAGGATCTGGTTTACACCGGATCTCAGGTTGACCCTATTGCAGTTTTGCCTCCAGCACATTGTATAAAGCTCATTAAATGTGGTGTTAAATGCAAACTACAAAAATAACTTAAAAAGTGTCAACTAAACATTCAAAGATCTCAGTGGTTACTTCCTAATACGAAGGGGAACTGAGGGGTAAAAAGAGACAATTGATCTCTGTTTACTGAAGACTTCAGTGCTGTGTGAGGATAAGCCTCAATAACACAAGCCTTGTCATGAAAACTGAAGCTATGATTAAGTTCAACATAATTATGTTGTATATATTAGCtcctgttactgtagttactataaTATTCGCAAACAAAATATGTGTGAGCAGCTTTGTGACTCAAAATGAATCAGAAATGCATAGTTTCGTTGTTGCAAAATGCCTATTTTCCTAACAATTGGCAGCAGCCTTGTACCAGTCTGTGGTAGCGTTAGGGAGACTGGCTATAATCCTAGACCCATATTACAATACAAAAAAACGTGTCCAGGAACACCTAGAGAAGGCTCCCCACAGACAGAACCCGAACACAAACTACCTCCTGGAAACTGGTCTAACCTGCTCCCGTTCCCATGGCAGGTGAACAACTGggaagtgtttgtgtttgttcccTTTCCAGTGAGAACTCTTACCAAATACCTGCTTCAAACCTGATGACTCCATAAATTATACCAATAGTAAACATTTAATTTCAACAGAAATAAATGTGTTGGTTAGTCGCACCTAAATGGTCAGAAAATAACTTAAAGGGAGAGTGGAAGGTACACTGTTAGAAACCTAATTTAGAACTAGGTTAAACATTTGGTGCAACAAGATTCATAGATAAACCTTGATTTTACCCAGTTTAGGAGTTAATCCATGTTGGTGCAACCTACCCTAACAGACTGCAACTGAAGGAGACACCATGTGGTGGAGGAAGTTAGCTGTTGACTATGACTATGCAGTTGTTTGAGATCCGGTACTCTAGGATACAAGTTATTTTCTGACCATTTAGGTGCGACTAACC is a window from the Oncorhynchus tshawytscha isolate Ot180627B linkage group LG14, Otsh_v2.0, whole genome shotgun sequence genome containing:
- the LOC112267062 gene encoding claudin-4-like, producing the protein MASAGLEILGMILCVSGWLGVMVACGLPMWRVAAYIGQNIVISQVIWEGLWMNCSVQSTGQMHCKVHDSMLGLPVDLQAARALVIVSMVLCIMGIGLSVAGAKCTNCSSDTGSKPRMVLGAGVTFIVAGLLLLTAVSWTANTIVLDFYDPMMEETGKREFGNSLYFGWAASCLLLLGGALLCCSCPLKAPQGVSGAGSGPNRVMNYSAVKYPMSVNGYVRRDYV